The Mucilaginibacter rubeus genomic interval TGATGCTACATTATTGATTTTAATTACCGGTTTGGCAATTATTCGTTGTATCTCATATAAATCAAGGGTTGACAAAACGTTAGCAACGCCGCCTAATCTTAACTGAACCCTATCAAAAACTTTGCCTGGCACAAAAGTGATCACCACTTTGCGCCTGTTATTGGTAAGATCGAGTAAACGAACCTGTAATAATGAGGAACTTAAAAAGGTTTGATCATTATTATCTGTATTACCATAGAAAGTGTTTACTGATGAACCTGCCAGTAAACCTACCTGCAGCAAAGCCTCAGGCACCGAAAGGGTTAACCTTACCGAGTCGCCAACTACTGATGGGTTTGAAAATATTACGGTTTGCTGTGCATAAGCTCCTAACAGGCCTACACCCGCATTTAAAGTAGATGCGGTATTCAGGTTTCCATCGATAGCATTTTGCGGATTCACAACTCCGCCTACATTAAGACCTAAATTCAGTAGTGCTGAAGATATGCCATGTAATTCATCTATGGCGGTATTACATACAGCGGGCCCCGCTGTGGTCACAAACCCTTCATATAAATACAAGCTGCTTAGTGCGCCAACAAGTCCGCCGTTTAACGTAACCCTGATACCATCATAAGCTTGAGTAGGTGCAAAGCTCAATTCAACCTGGTTGTTATTGCTCAACACCGATACCAGTGTTGCCGCCGAAACAGGTGAGCCTACAGGTGTATTACCATTATAAGCCTGTAAAGTTACCCCTCCAAGAGCTGTAAGGCTAAGTAAATTATCCCCGGTACCTAATTTAACGGAGACCGGTGTTCCGGCTGGTTTGGTACCACCGGGAAATGTAAGCGTTTGATAAGTTTGAGCAGCAACACCTACGGTTACATTTAAGGTAGAATAAGTTTGCAGGTTGCCATCAGCTGCGTTACCCGGATTAGTTACCGTACAACCAAGGCATAATAAACCGCCCGCCCCTGGTACCTGCGTATTGGCATAAGTACGCACTCCCGACGGATTAACCGGAGGTGTAGGTGTTGTAGATCCTACAGTAAGTGAAATTTTTGTCCGTTCTGATTCATCGGTACAACCTGTACGCGAAGCCGATACATAATAATCGGTAGACGCTGTTAGCGTTGGAGTAGTATAACTTGGGCCTGTTGCAACCGCCGATCCGCCTGTTGCCTGGGTATACCAGTGAAAAGTAGTGTTGGCAACAGCATTTGCAGTAAGCGTAGCGGTTGAGCCCGAGTTGATCTGGGCGGTTACGCCCAGCGTATTATTAATTTTTGTAACGGGTCTTGGTATCAGTCTAACAGCTTCGTAAAGGTCAAGCGTTGATAATACGTTGGCTACGCCCCCAAGGGTAAGCTGTACCCGGTCAAAAACATTAGCAGGCGCAAAGGTTATGGTAACCTTCCGCCTGTTGTTAGTCAAATCGAGCAATCGCAGGTTTAAAAGCGATGCGTTTATTGCTGTTTGATCATTATTATAAGTATTACCCAGATAAGTTGCTACCGAAATGTTCGAAAGCAGCCCCACATCTATTAACGATTGAGGGATTGACAAGGTCATTCGTACCGAATCACCAATTACCGATGGGCTTCCATATATGATAGTTTGCTGGGCATATGCCCCAAGCAAACCTACGCCCGCATTTAAGGTAGATGCAGTATTAAGATTACCGTCGATAGCATTTTGGGGATTTGCTACACCGCCCACATCAACTCCCAAACCCAATAAGCCTGATGATATACCATGTAATTCGTCAACTGCAGCGCTGCAAATACCGGCGCCTGTACCTGTAGTAAAGGCATCATATAAATAAGTACTTGCCAAAACACCGGCAAGGCCTCCGTTAACAGTTACCCTGATACGATCATAAGCCTGGGCTGGGGTTATACTAACCTCAACCTGGTTGTTATTACTTAGTGCTGTAAGCAACGTAGCCACTGCTACCGGGGTACCAATGGCTGTATTTCCATTATAGGCCTGTAAAGAAACGCCTCCAAGTGCGGTAAGCGTCAGCAATTTATCGCCCGAACCCAATTTAACAGTGACAGGAGTACCGGATGGTTTGGCGCTTTGAAATATTAATTCCTGGTAGGTTTGTGCAGCTACACCAACAACAACATTTATTGATGAAAATGTTTGAACATTCCCATCTGCCGCATTGGCTGCATTTAGCACGGTGCAGTTTACGCAGGCAACGCCTGTTGCACCATGTTGCTCGGATGTGGCATATGTCCGTTGTGCTTTCGCATATTTAATATTAAACAATGCCAATAAAATAAATAACACCCAAAAAGCGTTCTTGTTAAAGGCGAGGTTTCTCATAAGGCATAGATGTTTGAAATGAACTCCGTAAAGCTAAATCACACCTATGCAATACGAAAAAGGCTTTTCATTCATTAAAAACCATTCTGGTCATATCATTCAGTATTCATGCAGGTCTGTTCATTCTGTTTTCTGCATTCATTTTCCGTTCATTTTATTCATTCAGCAAATACAACCTAACGGAATATCATTTTTAATAAAATATAAATCCATTTTCAATTAACATACGTATTATTGATTAAACAAAATATGTGAAAATATTTGTTTAGCCATGTATTAACAATATCCCGTTACCCCAGGGAATTGCTTGAACCTTTTACAATATTTTAAATAAGTTTTCAAGATTACTTGCTGATACTGTTTGCGCTAATTTGTTCGACTGACTGACGTATATAGTTAATATATTCACTCTAAAACCTTTACCTATGCATCTATTTTCGACTTATCATTTTGATCTGTTAAAAAAAGAACTAACGGAGAAAGCGGGTATGGCCTACATTACCCCTGCCGATTGCAAGGCCTTATCATTAATGCTGTTTGGCAAAACCCAGAAAAGCATTAGTGAGACTACGCTCAAACGTATTTTTGGATTTGCCTACAGCAAGTTTACCCCATCATTATTCACCATGAACGCGCTGGCTGAGTTTTGCGGTTATACAGGTTGGGATGCATTTTGCCAAAGCAAGCAAAAGACAGTTGTTAAAAAAGAAAGCCATGTATATAAACCTGGGAAGATAACGGCCAAAGCAGACAGGATCACCAATTTCACGCTGCAAACTCAGATCAATCATTCGGGTATACCTTTTCAGTATACCATTCCCCGGAATTTTATTAATGAACAATTGTCCATATTTATGCAGCAGCCTTATACAGCCACTGTGTTTACAGCTCCGGCAGGCTATGGCAAAACAATTGGACTATGCCATTGGGTAAAAGATTTGATAAAAGCCAACACACAAAAAGATGAAAAAGACCTGATACTGTTTTTTAACGGTAACACGCTCAATTCATCGCTCCAAAACATCCATCTTAACCATTGGCTGATGGGGCTTATTGGCCTGTCGCCAGATGAAGACCTTGACGGCCTTGCAGAAATGGCTGAAGATTTCAGCGGGCGCTTTATTTTAATTATAGATGGTTTCGATGAGTTTTATTTCAAGAATAACACATTCGAAACCGTATTTAAGCAACTGGCCGATATTATAGCCATGTACCACAAATACCCCTGGTTTAAGGTGATACTAACCATGCGTTCGTCAACCTGGAGTAACTTCAGGGAAGATATAATAGGCCAACCTGATCTGTGGTTTACCGGTTTTATGATGGATAGTAGTCAAAAACTTAATGTGCCGCTGTTTACTACCGAACAAATCAAAAAACTTTGCGATAATATAAACCCTAATATTGCCCATGATATAACTTTACCTATTATTGATAAACTAAGTCATCCTTTATACTTCCAGTACTATTACCAGCGATACAGCGATAATTTCAGCTTAAGCCACTTTAATGACCTTACTTATTACAACCTTGTAGCCGCAAACTACTATCATAATGTTTACAAAGGTCATTATGCCATTGAAAAGGTATTGTTGATTACCGGCATCATTAATCAAATGGATACCGATAACCGGGTATACGAAGTTAGTAAGATCAGGATTTTTGAGCTGATCAAAAAATATGGATCGGCATACCAGGAGATGCTTAGCGCAGGGATCATTGAGGAACTTAACCTCTCGCGCGAAAACAAGCTCAACTTCGTAGTTAAAATGATTGACGATACTACCCTGGAGTATGCGTTGGCTATGATACTGATGTACAACAATAACTATGTATTTGATGATAACCTGGTAAACCTAACCGACCTGGTATTCGGCAGGGATAAAAAACTGCCTATCATAAAATGGTTTATTTATAATGCAGTTCATAAAGACTACAGGTTCGAGCTTAAAGCTTTACTAAGTGTACAGTTGTTGCCAAAAGAAAAATCGGAGATCATCAGGTTTATTGGTGAATTACTCAAAATTCAGCATGTAAACACAAAAATGACCGAGCGAATGGAAGATTTGTTTAGACAGGTTTGCAGCGAGGAGTTCTTTAACTACTTTATCAGCCTTGAATTTATCGATATTGGTTATGAGGAAGTGCTGGAAACATTTTTACAATTCCGCTTATCAAACCAGCAACAAATTTTAATAAAAACCTGCCTTGCTGCCATTGCCATCATGCAGCTTGATTTAACAAAAATCGAAAAACACTTTAATGATTTAAAGCAATACAATTTAAAAGCGCTTCAAAACTTGCCTATCAACCCGGTAAACTGCATTGAAACTATTTTGTTTTACCTCAAGTATGGCATCATAAAAAAGGAGTCGCTTACCGAAATCACCAGGTTCTATTTCAATCCGGTTCAAAACACCGGTGTTTCAAAAGGATTTACAGAAGTAGTTTATTTGTTGGCCTTATACACATCAACCATCTGTCAAAAACACAACAAAGCAGCCAAATTTATTAACGGTTTAAATAAGGTATACCGAGGCTATTCTACAGGATATGCTTTCATTTTAAAAACCGTTATGGCCGAGTCATACCTGGCGTCGGGTTATGAAGATAAAGCCAAAGCCGTTTTTAATGAGATAAGCATCACTTACAATGAACAGGATGGCGGTTTCACTACTTTTATGAAAGTGCTTTACGAGGGCTTAAAAATAAAACTCACCCTCCCGGTAAGTAACCAGCTTGCAGTTGTTAACAATATTAAAAACCTCATTAAATTATGCGATGACTCGAAACAGATCATAGTTAAGGTAAACACGCTTGGTTTTATACTTACTAACTATGCTGTATTGAAAGAAAACGTATACGTTTTTAATGATCTGTATTTCGATTTCATTAAAAGTATCCGCAACAACGGCTGCCGTACCGAACATTTCATGAATGATGAAATAAAATGGGCCGAAACGACACCCGCAAATAGTACAACAAACAGATTGCAAAACTTTAGCCTAAACAGGAACTAAGACAAAATTTGGTTCCGGTATTCGCGAGGGCTTACTTTTTTAATCACCTTAAAAAAGCGGTTAAAGTTTGATACGTTGTTAAAACCGCATTCATAGGCTATATCTGTAATACTGGTTTCTTTATGGCCCAGCAATTTACAGGCATAGCCTATTCTTGTTTCATTTACAAACTGAGTAAATGACTTTTGCGTGCGGGCCTTAAAAAACCGGCAAAACGCAAAGGTGTTCATGTTAGCCACATCGGCTATTGTGTTTAGTGAGATATCTTCCCTGAAATTGTCAAAGATGTACTTAAACACCTGATCCATACGTTTGCTATCATTGTACTGATAGTAGTTGATATAGTTGATACTGGCCAGCAGATCATATTCGGTATCTGATGAACTCATGATATTCAGGATGTCGAGCAGGGTGATGATTTTTTGCAGCCCCTCCTGCTGCAAAATCTGGTACATTAATTTTACTACCATATCCCGGCTTCTGCCTTTCAACTCCACCCCTCTTTGTGCCTTGTTCAAAAACGACTCGATTTTGCGCACATTTCCAAAAGCCGAAAGGTGCAGCAATAACTTCGATGGATTAAAATAGATAGATAGTGAATGCGCATAAGGCTCCGGTTCGTCTCCGTTAGTTTGCTCCTGTGTGTTGTGCCAAACGTGTGGGATGTTTGACCCCAGGAAAATAAGCTCACCGCTTTCAAAATAATCAACAAGGTCGCCGATTATCCTTTTGCCCGAACTTTTTACAATATGGACCAGCTGGCATTCCTCATGAAAATGAAACTCATTGGAGAAAAAAGGAAGCCTGACTTCCTTGGCAACAAAAAGGTCTTCTGACTGTACCCCGTCAGACAATACGGCTAAAATTGGTTTCATTTTAACAAGATCAGATCACAAAAGCTAAATATAAGCAAAAATACTATCGAAAGTTGCCAATTAAAGTGAAAGTAAAAAATCAAACCGCACTAATTTTACAACATCATACCTTATCCAACAAGGTATAATAAACCGATTTATAAACACAGGAAACAAGATTTTATCGAGGGCTTTTCTATGGAGAACAGTCTGAATTTATTTGCAAAATATATTTACTTACATGTACATTACTAAAATTGAAGTTACCGACAAGCGTTTTAATTTAGGCAATGGCGCCGGATCTGATGCTGTAAACGATTCAACCCAGTATGCTTACGCCATTTGCGAACTGCATACCGATAGCAGCGTAAAAGGAATTGGCCTGGCCTTTACCCTTGGCGCCGGCAACGACCTGGTATGCAAAGCCATACAATACCTTTCCGAAACATTGCAGGGCCGCGAAATTGAGGAACTGATGTCCGATTTCGGTTCGGTTTACCGCTCGATACTTGACTCGCCCACTTACCGTTGGCTGGGGCCACACAAAGGCGTTATGCAACTGGCGCTGGCCGCTATAGTAAACGCATGTTTCGACCTTTGGGCTAAAAGCCGGCAGGTACCGCTTTGGAAACTCCTGCTTGATCTGAGCCCGAAAGAACTGGTAGCCACACTCGACCTTAATTACCTGGAAGATGTATTAACCATTGAAGAAGCAGAAAACATTTTAAGGAACAATCTTACCGGCCGTACGCTACGCAACAGAGTTTTGCAAACAGGTTATAAAGCCTATGATACATCGGTAGGTTGGTTTAACTACTCAGATGAAAAAATTAAGGAAAATGTGGCGCGCGCCATCGACCGCGGGTTTACGGCAATGAAATTAAAAGTAGGCTCAAACGACCCGTTGCGCGATATCCGCAGGGCAAAGCTGGTTCGGGCCGAAGCAGGCGATAGAACTACTATCATGCTTGATGCCAATCAAAAGTGGAACCTGCCGCAGGCCATCTCCATCTGTAAAGAGTTAAGTACTATCAATCCTTACTGGATTGAAGAGCCTACCCACCCAGATGACGTACTGGCCCATCAAACATTGGCTAAAGAAATTGCGCCGCTTAAAATTGCCGCAGGTGAGCATATCCCTAACAAGATCATCTTCAAAAACTTTTTAGAGGCAGGCGCTATGGATTTTTGCCAGGTTGATTGTGTGCGCGTTGGTGGTGTGTCCGAATTTTTAACGATCAGCCTGCTGGCAAAAAAGTTCAACGTACCGGTAGTGCCTCATGTGGGCGATATGGGGCAGATCCATCAGCATTTAGTATTGTTTAACCATGTTGCTATTGGGCACGAAAACTTATTTTTGGAACACATACCGCATTTGGCCAAATACTTTAAAAATCCGGCCAATATTAGCGGAGGCTATTACGCTGTACCTGCCGAAGCAGGCAACAGCAGCGACCTTGTAACCAGCTAAAAACCAAAAATGAACCAGTTATTAAACAAAGTAATATTTATTACCGGAGGTGCATCAGGCATTGGTTTGGCTTGTGCCGAAGCTTATATCCGTGAGGGGGCAACCGTTTTTATAATGGATGTTAATGAGCGGGCCCTTTATAAAACGCTTGACCGTTTTGACGGCAAACATGAAGGCATTGCGGGAGATGTATCAAACAGCGCCGACGTAAAAGCTGCTTTTGAAACTATTAATAAGCATTATGGCAAGCTCGATGCCATTCACAACAATGCGGCTATAGCTCATCCATCAAAACCTGTTGACGAAACAGAAGAAGATGAATGGGATGCCTTGATGAATATTAACCTTAAAAGCCTGTTCTGGACAACCAAATATGGCATCAACATGCTTAAAGCATCAAAAGGCTGTATCCTGAATACCAGTAGTATGGCCGGCGATATCGGGCAAAGTCTGCATGCTGCTTATACCGCAACCAAAGGGGGCATCAACGCGCTTACCAAATCTATGGCGCTTGACTATGCGCAATATGGCATCCGGGTAAACGCGGTTTCGCCGGCTGGGGTGTGGACACCATTGCTTAAGCAATGGGCTGCCGAACAGCCGGATCCCGGATCGATAGAGAAATATCTGAATGACATACACGCCTTAGGCTACTGCCCAGAGGGAGATGTAGTTGCCGACGCGGCAGTTTTCCTGCTGTCGGACGCGGCACGATTTGTAACCGGCTGCATTATGCCGGTAAGCGGTGGGGCCGAATTAGGGTACAGACGATAAAACAAGATAATAATGAACAAAACCAACGGTAATACATCCAAATATTTGGCCCCGCTGCTGATAGTAATGAGCCTGATGTTTTTCTGGAACCTTAGCCGCAACATTAACGATGTGCTGATCCCGCATCTGAAGAGGGCATGCCAGTTAACTGATCTGCAATCGTCGCTGATCCAATCCGCATTTTTTGGGGCTTATTTTCTGATGGCTTTACCTGCAGGGCGCTTCATCGAAAAAACGGGTTACAGGGCAGGGATGCTTACCGGGCTTATTCTGGCAGCTATCGGTGCCGCTATATTTTATCCGGCTGCTACCACCAGGTTTTACCCGGTATTCCTGCTGGCATTATTTACCATGGCATCAGGCTTTGCCATATTGGAAGTTACTGCCACACCCTATATCTCAAAACTTGGTGATCCGGACCACGCGTCAAGCCGGTTAAGCCTGGCCGCTGCAGTTGGCTCAATGGGGGCCACTATAGGGCCTTTCATTGGTTCCAGATTTTTGCTGCATGAAAAAGATATCCCGGCAAGCCTGATCCAATCCTTTAACCCCGAGCAGCTTAGGTCGTTTTTAAACAGCGAAGCACACCTGGTGATTCCACCTTATTTAACATTGGCGGCATTATTTATCGCCCTATGCGTGGTACTTTACTTTTTAAAGTTACCGGTAATTCATGAAGGTAACAGCAGGCAAAAACTCTCTGGAGTATTTAAATTCAGGCATACTATATTGGGGGTGCTCGCCGTTTTCGCGTACCTGGGTGCCGAAGTTGGTGTGGTAAGTTTCATTATCCGGTACACAAAATCATTAAATATTGCAGGCATTACCGAGCAAAAAGCGGCCTTATTTATTACGCTTTATATGGCGCTGGTATTGGCCGGACGGTTACTGGGGGCATTTTTGCTTAAGCAGGTTAAGCCTAATAAAGTGCTTACGCTATGTAGTATCGGCGCGTTTATGCTGATATTGATATCGGTACTTACAAGTGGCTATGTATCCATAATTTCATTATCCGTAGTTGGGCTGTTCACTTCGGTAATGTACCCGATCATTTTTACTCTGAGCATCAAAAGCATTGGCGACTATACCAAAGTTGCTTCATCCTTACTCATTATGGGCGTTGTTGGCGGAGCTATTATCCCACCAATAATGGGCTTAATATCTGATCATTCGGGCATCAGGATGGCATTTATAGTACCACTTGTTTGCTATGTATATGTACTGTACTACGGCCTTAAAGGCTATGTGGTGAAAAACAAAACTTATTCGGACGAACCCGAAGAACCGCTATTGACCGTAATAGGTCATTAGGCTTCCATCTACCAAACTTACGAAGTTTTAAAGGCTTCGTAAGTTTTCTCCGGCATGATTATCGGCCATTAATAAAACAATCAGTACAATTTTGCGCAACTTTTAGTTTTTTCGACACTATTTTGTTGTGAAAAATACACTTAATACAACTAAATTGTTTCAGCAAGGCATTTTTTACCAAAAACAGGAAAAGCAATGTCAAAATAGTATCGAAACAAATCAATTTAAGTGCAATTTATTGTTAATGCCCTTCATACTTTTATCTTAATTATAAACGCCAGCTACTAAGGTTTTTACAAATACTTTTTAATCGAAAACAGCAATCCTCAAAAAAAGGACGAAGTTTTTGAAGTGGGATTGCTATAACCAATACTGAATGATTAAAACTTTACTAATTACGCTATTATTGGGGTTCACGGCCGGTATTGCCTCAGCACAAAACCATGAAAATGGCGGTGCGGGCAATGCCCCAGCCGTATATACCATTCAACATACAGCCAATGATAGCTGGAAGGGGTTTGAGCGGGTAAATATCATTATTGGTACTCATAAAGCCTATTTTGTAAACCCTAAAAAACCGCTTGAAGGTAACCCTTGGATATGGCGGGCCTCGTTTCCGGATTGGCATACCGATATTGACAGCATCCTGCTAACCAAAGGCTTTCGCGTAGCTTTTGTAAACGTTGACGATCAATATGGTAGCCCCTATGCATTACAGGTATGGGATGCTTTCTATAAATATTTAACCACCAAACAATCATTTGCCACAAAAGTTGCCCTTGAAGGCGTAAGCCGCGGAGGTTTATACGTATACGGCTGGGCCAAACGCAACCCAGATAAAATTAGTTGCATTTATAACGAAGCACCTGTTTGCAACATTAAAAGCTGGCCGGGTGGTAAACTAAGTGCTCCCGGAGATGCCGGTTTGTGGAAGCAACTGCAGCAGGTATATCACTTTACAGAGCAACAGGCACTTGATTATAAAGACAATCCTATTGATAACCTTGACGGGCTTGCCGCTTTCAAAGTTCCTGTAATGCACATTATCGGTATAAACGACCAGGTTGTACCCAATGCCGATAATACCAATATCCTTGCTCAACGTTATACGGCCTTAGGCGGCCCGATGATGGTATATCCTGTAACTGCCGGTCCGCAGGAATTAAACGGGCACCACTTCCCTATTGAACACCCGGAACAATGGGCAGATCTGATCATAGGTTACAACTACCCGGTAAAAAAGGCATTACCCTATGTCGATTACTTTACAACCCGTAACGGTTTAACCAATAGTCTTAATGTATTTAACGCAGGCCAAAAAGCTACGGTAGCGTTTTTAGGCGGATCCATCACCTACAACCCGGGCTGGCGCGAAAAGATCAGTCGTTACCTTACCGAGCGCTTTCCATCAACTAATTTTCACTTTATACAAGCCGGCATCCCATCTTTAGGAAGTGTGCCTCATGCTTTCCGCTTGCAAAGGGACGTGCTTGATTCGGGCAAAGTGGATTTAATGTTTGTTGAAGCAGCCGTTAACGACAACGTAAACGGCCTGGATAGCCTGACCGAAGTACGCGCTTTGGAGGGCATTGTAAGGCATGCAAAAAAGACTAACCCATTGATGGATATCGTCGTGATGTCGTTTGTTGATCCGGATAAGATCAGGGATTACAACAATGGCAAAACACCACTGCAAATTAAAAATCATGAACTGGTAGCTGGACATTACGGCTTGCCGTCTATCAATTTGGCTAAAGAAGTTACCGACAAGCTTAACAAACATGAGTTTTCATGGCAATATGATTTTAAAGACCTGCACCCAGCCATTTATGGGCAGGAGCTTTATTTTGCTTCGATAAAAAGTTTACTTAACGCATGTTTTGATGATCAACAAAACAAGGCATCAAAAT includes:
- a CDS encoding NACHT domain-containing protein, with protein sequence MHLFSTYHFDLLKKELTEKAGMAYITPADCKALSLMLFGKTQKSISETTLKRIFGFAYSKFTPSLFTMNALAEFCGYTGWDAFCQSKQKTVVKKESHVYKPGKITAKADRITNFTLQTQINHSGIPFQYTIPRNFINEQLSIFMQQPYTATVFTAPAGYGKTIGLCHWVKDLIKANTQKDEKDLILFFNGNTLNSSLQNIHLNHWLMGLIGLSPDEDLDGLAEMAEDFSGRFILIIDGFDEFYFKNNTFETVFKQLADIIAMYHKYPWFKVILTMRSSTWSNFREDIIGQPDLWFTGFMMDSSQKLNVPLFTTEQIKKLCDNINPNIAHDITLPIIDKLSHPLYFQYYYQRYSDNFSLSHFNDLTYYNLVAANYYHNVYKGHYAIEKVLLITGIINQMDTDNRVYEVSKIRIFELIKKYGSAYQEMLSAGIIEELNLSRENKLNFVVKMIDDTTLEYALAMILMYNNNYVFDDNLVNLTDLVFGRDKKLPIIKWFIYNAVHKDYRFELKALLSVQLLPKEKSEIIRFIGELLKIQHVNTKMTERMEDLFRQVCSEEFFNYFISLEFIDIGYEEVLETFLQFRLSNQQQILIKTCLAAIAIMQLDLTKIEKHFNDLKQYNLKALQNLPINPVNCIETILFYLKYGIIKKESLTEITRFYFNPVQNTGVSKGFTEVVYLLALYTSTICQKHNKAAKFINGLNKVYRGYSTGYAFILKTVMAESYLASGYEDKAKAVFNEISITYNEQDGGFTTFMKVLYEGLKIKLTLPVSNQLAVVNNIKNLIKLCDDSKQIIVKVNTLGFILTNYAVLKENVYVFNDLYFDFIKSIRNNGCRTEHFMNDEIKWAETTPANSTTNRLQNFSLNRN
- a CDS encoding SGNH/GDSL hydrolase family protein; its protein translation is MIKTLLITLLLGFTAGIASAQNHENGGAGNAPAVYTIQHTANDSWKGFERVNIIIGTHKAYFVNPKKPLEGNPWIWRASFPDWHTDIDSILLTKGFRVAFVNVDDQYGSPYALQVWDAFYKYLTTKQSFATKVALEGVSRGGLYVYGWAKRNPDKISCIYNEAPVCNIKSWPGGKLSAPGDAGLWKQLQQVYHFTEQQALDYKDNPIDNLDGLAAFKVPVMHIIGINDQVVPNADNTNILAQRYTALGGPMMVYPVTAGPQELNGHHFPIEHPEQWADLIIGYNYPVKKALPYVDYFTTRNGLTNSLNVFNAGQKATVAFLGGSITYNPGWREKISRYLTERFPSTNFHFIQAGIPSLGSVPHAFRLQRDVLDSGKVDLMFVEAAVNDNVNGLDSLTEVRALEGIVRHAKKTNPLMDIVVMSFVDPDKIRDYNNGKTPLQIKNHELVAGHYGLPSINLAKEVTDKLNKHEFSWQYDFKDLHPAIYGQELYFASIKSLLNACFDDQQNKASKLSALPKPLNNLNLNNGRYYNIQNAKNLNGWAINPDWAPDNNLATREGFVHKPMLIATKSGSSLTLPFTGTAIGMAIVSGPDAGIISYSIDGGPKKKMDLYTQFSSWIYLPWYVTFSTDLKKGSHTLNLKIDTDKNANSKGNACQVVYFLTN
- a CDS encoding enolase C-terminal domain-like protein, which produces MYITKIEVTDKRFNLGNGAGSDAVNDSTQYAYAICELHTDSSVKGIGLAFTLGAGNDLVCKAIQYLSETLQGREIEELMSDFGSVYRSILDSPTYRWLGPHKGVMQLALAAIVNACFDLWAKSRQVPLWKLLLDLSPKELVATLDLNYLEDVLTIEEAENILRNNLTGRTLRNRVLQTGYKAYDTSVGWFNYSDEKIKENVARAIDRGFTAMKLKVGSNDPLRDIRRAKLVRAEAGDRTTIMLDANQKWNLPQAISICKELSTINPYWIEEPTHPDDVLAHQTLAKEIAPLKIAAGEHIPNKIIFKNFLEAGAMDFCQVDCVRVGGVSEFLTISLLAKKFNVPVVPHVGDMGQIHQHLVLFNHVAIGHENLFLEHIPHLAKYFKNPANISGGYYAVPAEAGNSSDLVTS
- the fucP gene encoding L-fucose:H+ symporter permease, with protein sequence MNKTNGNTSKYLAPLLIVMSLMFFWNLSRNINDVLIPHLKRACQLTDLQSSLIQSAFFGAYFLMALPAGRFIEKTGYRAGMLTGLILAAIGAAIFYPAATTRFYPVFLLALFTMASGFAILEVTATPYISKLGDPDHASSRLSLAAAVGSMGATIGPFIGSRFLLHEKDIPASLIQSFNPEQLRSFLNSEAHLVIPPYLTLAALFIALCVVLYFLKLPVIHEGNSRQKLSGVFKFRHTILGVLAVFAYLGAEVGVVSFIIRYTKSLNIAGITEQKAALFITLYMALVLAGRLLGAFLLKQVKPNKVLTLCSIGAFMLILISVLTSGYVSIISLSVVGLFTSVMYPIIFTLSIKSIGDYTKVASSLLIMGVVGGAIIPPIMGLISDHSGIRMAFIVPLVCYVYVLYYGLKGYVVKNKTYSDEPEEPLLTVIGH
- a CDS encoding AraC family transcriptional regulator, translated to MKPILAVLSDGVQSEDLFVAKEVRLPFFSNEFHFHEECQLVHIVKSSGKRIIGDLVDYFESGELIFLGSNIPHVWHNTQEQTNGDEPEPYAHSLSIYFNPSKLLLHLSAFGNVRKIESFLNKAQRGVELKGRSRDMVVKLMYQILQQEGLQKIITLLDILNIMSSSDTEYDLLASINYINYYQYNDSKRMDQVFKYIFDNFREDISLNTIADVANMNTFAFCRFFKARTQKSFTQFVNETRIGYACKLLGHKETSITDIAYECGFNNVSNFNRFFKVIKKVSPREYRNQILS
- a CDS encoding SDR family NAD(P)-dependent oxidoreductase translates to MNQLLNKVIFITGGASGIGLACAEAYIREGATVFIMDVNERALYKTLDRFDGKHEGIAGDVSNSADVKAAFETINKHYGKLDAIHNNAAIAHPSKPVDETEEDEWDALMNINLKSLFWTTKYGINMLKASKGCILNTSSMAGDIGQSLHAAYTATKGGINALTKSMALDYAQYGIRVNAVSPAGVWTPLLKQWAAEQPDPGSIEKYLNDIHALGYCPEGDVVADAAVFLLSDAARFVTGCIMPVSGGAELGYRR